From Equus asinus isolate D_3611 breed Donkey chromosome 14, EquAss-T2T_v2, whole genome shotgun sequence, one genomic window encodes:
- the GJC3 gene encoding gap junction gamma-3 protein encodes MCGRFLRWLVAEESRHSTHVGRLLLPVLLGFRLVLLAASGTGVYGDEQSEFVCHTQQPGCKAACYDAFHPLSPLRFWAFQVILVAVPSILYVGFTLYHVIWHWEESEKVKKEEETLVRQREDSRDASGSGSPRLFWAYVAQLGVRLVLEGAALGGQYHLYGFKMPSSFACRREPCLGSITCTVSRPSEKTIFLKTMFGVTGLCLLFTLLELVLLGLGRWWRTRKHKSPSSNYFPTSESTRRHKEPTDKFLVVETKEQFREAEL; translated from the exons ATGTGTGGCAGGTTCCTGAGGTGGCTGGTGGCTGAGGAGAGCCGGCACTCCACCCACGTGGGGCGCCTCCTGCTTCCCGTGCTCCTGGGATTCCGCCTTGTGCTGCTGGCTGCCAGTGGGACAGGGGTCTATGGTGATGAGCAGagtgaattcgtgtgtcacacccAGCAGCCAGGCTGCAAGGCCGCCTGCTACGATGCCTTCCACCCTCTCTCTCCACTGCGCTTCTGGGCCTTCCAAGTCATCTTGGTGGCCGTGCCCAGCATCCTCTACGTGGGTTTCACTCTGTATCATGTGATCTGGCACTGGGAAGAATCAGAAAAggtgaagaaagaagaggagaccCTGGTCCGCCAAAGGGAGGACAGCAGAGATGCCTCAGGATCTGGAAGCCCCAGGCTGTTCTGGGCCTATGTGGCACAGCTGGGGGTGCGACTGGTCCTCGAGGGGGCAGCCCTGGGGGGGCAGTACCATCTGTATGGGTTCAAGATGCCCAGCTCCTTTGCATGTCGTCGAGAGCCTTGCCTTGGTAGCATAACCTGTACTGTGTCTCGCCCCTCTGAGAAGACCATCTTCCTAAAGACCATGTTTGGGGTCACTGGGCTCTGTCTCTTGTTTACTCTCTTGGAGCTTGTGCTCCTGGGCCTAGGGAGATGGTGGAGGACCCGGAAGCATAAATCTCCCTCTTCTAATTACTTCCCAACTTCAGAGAGtaccagaagacacaaggaaccAACTGATAAATTCCTGGTGGTGGAAACAAAAGAGCAGTTCCGAGAAGCAG AGTTATGA